GACGAATACGACAATTTCGCCAATGACGTGCTGATGGCCGGGCAGAAACAAGAATTTTACGAAGCCCTCTTATATGGCGAGGGATTGCTGAAAACCGTGTTCAAAGCGGTGAAAGCGGCGGCGGGTGGTTTAGGGCTTGATCGGGTGTTCATCACCGGCGTGTCGCCGGTCGTCCTCAGCGACATGACCAGCGGATACAACGTCGGCGAGAATATCTACCTGGACGCGACCTTCAACGATCTGTGTGGTTTTACCGAGGCGGAGATCGCCGCCGTGCTGGCGCGCATGGCCGAGGAGGGCAGTTCTTGGTCGGCGGCGGAGGCCCTGGAGACCATGCGCACCTTCTATAACGGTTACTGCTTCAGCGAAACCGGCGGCGAGCGGCTCTACAACTCGACCCTGAGCCTTTATTTTCTCAAAGCCTTGCAGACTAAGGGCTGCTATCCACAGGAGATGCTGGACGAAAATCTGGCGATGGATCGCGGCAAGCTGGCCTATATCGCCCAGCTTCCTCATGGAGAAGCGGTGTTGATTCAGGCGCTCAATGGTGCGGAAGGGGTGATCATTCCGCGCCTAGCCCGACGCTTCGGCGTCGCGGACGTCTTGACCGCGGTCAAAGATCAGCCGTTCATGGCCTCGCTGCTGTACTACTTCGGGGTCTTGACCTTTGCCGGGCGCGGCGTGCTGGGCAAGGCGATCCTGAACATCCCCAACTTGGTGGCCCGCTCGCTCTATGTCGAACGGTTGCGGGAGCTCTGGCTGCCGACCTACGAAGATCGTCAGACCATCCCGCGCCTGGCGGAAACCGTGTATCTCAAGGGCGATTTGGCCCCGCTGGTCGCCTTCATCGAACAACGCTATCTGCCGGTGCTGTCGAATCGTGATTACCGCTGGACGAACGAGCTGCTGGTGAAGATCGCCTTTCTCACGCTGCTGTTCGATGACCGGCTGTACATGATGGTCTCGGAAACCGAGGTGGACCACGGCTATAGCGATCTGAGCCTGATTGTCCGATCCGATATGCGGCGGTTTCAGGCTCTGGATCTGCTGCTGGAATTCAAATACCTGGGCCTGAAAGACCTGGGCCTGAGCGGGGAGCAGGTGCGCGAATCCACCGCTGCGCAATTGGCGGCGCTGCCATTGATCCGGGCGAAGCTGGCGGAGGCGGCAGATCAGGCGCAACGCTATGGTGCCGCATTACGGACCCGCTACGGCCTGACCGATCTGCGACTGTTTGCGGTGGTCGGCGTCGGGCTGGAGCGGGTGGTTTGGCAGGCGATCCAGCCGGTCGAACCCTAGCGACGGTCATGTCCGAGGTCAGGCCCGCTACGGGCTGGACACGTCCTCATTCGGATGATTCAGGCGGATGCGAGATCTTGCCGACCCCGGCACCTGCGTTCACCGTGAACGATGTCGCGACTTCGCATCCCGCCTTTCGGCAAAGTGCCGACCACGTAGCAAACGCTCGTTCGAGAGATGCGGATCTCGACGGAGTTTTTTGCCCGGTAGGGCTTGGCCGGGAGGTCGGGCCGGTCTAAGGTGTCGTCAGATGCAGGCTGCGCTCGGCCGCGCAGGGCGCCCTCGGGCCTGCTCCCGGGGCGGGGAACGCTCCACGCTCGGCCTTGACGGACCTCGCCGTGAGCCTCAAACGACAGATCGTGACTTTCCTCGGGTTCCTGTCGGCCCTGCTGTTCGGGGCGACTCTGCTGTCTTTCGCGCTCGGCGCCGGTCGGGTCGAGGACCATCATCGGCATCTCGCACACGAGATGGGCGTGACCTTCTTCAAGCAGTTGGTGCTGACGCGCCGTTGGAATGCGCTGCACAACGGCGTGTATGTTCCCGTGACCGATCTGATCGCCCCCAACCCGTACCTGGAGGACCCGGCGCGTGATGTCGTGACCCGTGACGGGGTGGAGCTGACCAAGGTCAATCCGGCGTACATGACGCGGCTGCTCTCCGATATGGCGGCCGACCAGGAGGGTGTTCGCTTCAAGATCACCAGCCTCGAGCCACTGAACCCGCTGAATGCCGCGGATGAGTGGGAGCGCGAGGCCCTCTCGGCCTTCCAGGCGGGTGCGCGCGAGTACGCCGGCCTGGTGGAGGAGGGCGGACAGGAGAGCTTTCGATTCATGGGTGCCCTGATCACTGAAAAGCACTGCCTCTCCTGTCATGAGAGAGACGGTTACACGATCGGGAGCGTGCGCGGCGGGATCCGTGTGTCGCTGCCCTACGAGCCCTTTCGATCAGCCATCGGCGCCGGCGTCATGCAGCTGCGCATCGGTCATCTCGGCTTTCTTGTGACGGTTTTGGTGCTGATCTGGAGTGCGGGCTGGCTGTTGTGGCGACAGGCTGTGAAGGTTGAAGGATTGAACGCGGACACCCGTCGCTTGAATCGCGCGCTCCACGCGAAGACAGAGACCATGACCCGTCAAAACGCTGCGTTGGATGAAGCCCTGTCCGAGGCCGAGCATGCCGGTCGTGCCAAGAGCGAGTTTCTGGCCAACATGAGCCACGAGCTTCGCACCCCGATGAACGCGGTGATCGGCCTGAGCGATCTCCTGCTGAGCACGCCGTTGAGCGATGAGCAGCGCGACTCCCTCGGCAAGATCCGCAATGCCTCGCGCATGCTCTCCGGAATGATCGCCGACATCCTGGATTATTCTGAGATCGAGGCCGGACGGCTCGTGCTGAATCCGCGACCCTTTCGTCCGGCTGAGCTCGCCTCGCAGGTACAGACCTTGTTCGGGGCCGCGATCGCGGCGAAGGGCCTTGAGCTGCGCGTTCATGTCGATCCCGAGATCCCTCCCGTGCTGCTCGGCGATGTGTCGCGTCTCGGGCAGATCCTCTCCAATTTGATCGGCAACGCGGTCAAGTTCACCCGGCACGGTACCGTTGCACTGAGTATTCTGCATCTCGGGCGCGACGCCGATCATGTCCGTCTGCGTTTCGAGGTGCGAGACACCGGGGTCGGCATGAGCGAGGAGACGCTCGGCCGGCTCTTCGAGCCCTTCTTCCAGGCCGACACCTCGAGCACTCGGCCCTATGGCGGTCGGGGGCTCGGGCTGGTGATCAGTCGTCTGTTGGTCGAGCGCATGAAGGGAACGCTCGGAGCCGAATCCAGGCCGGGCGAGGGCAGTCTCTTTGCGGTCGAGCTGGCCTTGCCCCTGGCCGATCCGGCGGATGTCGAGGCGCATGATCCGACGCCTCTCGGCGATCCGGGTGCCGGGGCCGGCCCCGAGGCGCTTTCCCCGCCGTTTGACCGACGTGTCGGGCCGCGGAGGCCACCCGCCCCCGATTTTTCCGGTGCCTCGATCCTCCTGGTGGAGGACAATCCCCTGAATCAAGAGGTGGCCAAGCGCATCCTGGAGAAGACCGGCGCGCAGGTCACCTTGGCCGGCCATGGTGCGGAGGCGGTGGATCTGGTGCAGGCGCGGCGCTTCGATTTGGTGCTGATGGATCTGCAGATGCCGGTCATGGATGGTTTCGAGGCGACGCGACGTATCCGCGCGTCCTTCCCGGAGCTACCCGTGATCGCACTGTCGGCCGCGGTGATGGAGGCCGACCGGGCGCGTGCGCGGGTGGCGGGTGTCCAAGATCATTTGGCAAAGCCGATCGACAGCCGCCTGTTGTTCGAGACCTTGGCGCGCTGGTTGGCGCGAGCAACCCGGAAGGCTGCGGGCGACGCGACGCCTGGGCCGCCGGTGGCGGCTCAATCGACGGCCGTGGTCGCGGGCGAGCCCGAGCACGAGCCCAAGCCCAGGCCCGAGCCGGATGGGGGAGCGACCAACCTGGACGACGCGGGCGCGGCCCTGCTCGTCGCGCGGCTGCGCGAGATTTGGACGCTCCTGGACGCCGGCAATATGCGTGCACTCGAGGGCTTTGCACAGGTCCGCGAGCAGATCGCGCGGATGCCGGGCAGCGAGTCGCGCGCCTTGGACGATGCGCTCGAGCGTCTCGACTTCGTCGAGGCAAGGGCGTCGGTATCCGCCCTGATCACGCGTTTGACGACGGCGGACGGTCGGAAACGTCCGCTTGAAGACCATCGGATGATCGACCCATGACCAGCGACAATGCTTTGCGGCCCGAATCCGATCCGGCGACCGAGACGGCTTCGGCCACAGGTGCCGGTCGCCCGAAACCGGCTGGCCCGGTCGGCGATCCGGCCCGGGAGGCTTATGAGCCGGCGTCGTCGCCGGAGGGACAAGCCCGCGCGGCGCTTGCGCAGGGGGATCTCGCCTGGGCGACGCGCGATCTGGATCAGGCCGCCATCGAGCCGCTGAAGCTGATCGAAAATCTGCGCATCTATCAGGCCGAGCTAGAGATCCAGAACGAGGAGCTGCGGGCCGCTCAGCTCGACACGGAGCGCGCCGTACAGCGCTATTTGCGCCTCTTCTCCGACATGCCGATCGCCGGTCTGGTCATCGACCGCATCGGCCGGATCCTCGAAGTGAACCGTGTCGCCGGCGATCTATTCGGTCTGAGTACACGGCATCTGCGTCACCACTTTCTGACCCGACTCACGAACCGCAGCGGCGAGGCGACGCTCTATGAGGCGTTGCGCCAGGCCTGCGCGAGCGGCCGGTCGAGCGTCGCCGAGCTGACGTTCTCGAACGGCGACGAGATCGGCTTTGTCGGCGAGCTCGAGCTGGCGGCGCTGCCTGCTGAGACGGACGACACGCGCGAGTGTCGGCTTCTCGCCATGGTCATCGATCTGACCGCGCGCAAAGAGACCGAGCGCGCCCTATTGGATCTGAATCGGCGTCTGACCGAGACCTCGGCCCGGGCGGAGGTTCTGGCCGCGCGGGCCGAGGACGCGAGTCGCGCGAAAAGCGCCTTTCTGTCCAACATGAGTCACGAGATCCGCACGCCCATGAACGGCGTTTTCGGGATGGTCGAGCTGTTGCTGGACACCGCGCTGACCGAGCAGCAGCGCGAGTATGCCGAAAGTGCCCGCATCAGCGCCGAATCCCTGCTGGGTCTGATCAACGACATCCTGGATCTCTCCAAGATCGAGGCGGGCAAGGTGGCCCTGGATACATCGGACTTCGATCTGCGCGCCCAGCTCAAGGAGATCGCGACGATCATCGCTCACCGCGCCCGTGCCAAGGGACTGCGGCTGATCTGCGAAGTGCCCGCGGAGGTTCCGGAGCTGCTGCGCGGAGACGCCGGACGCTTGCGCCAGATCCTGGTCAACCTGGTGGGCAACGCGATCAAGTTTACTCCGAGCGGAGAGGTCGGGATCCGGGTCGCGATGATGTCGCCGGGTGACGGCCAAGGCCAAGGCGAGGGCGAGGGCGAGGGCGAGACGATGTTGCCCTCGGAGGAGATCCGGCTCGAGTTCGTGGTACGCGACACCGGCATCGGGATCCCGGCAGACAAGCTCGGGACGCTGTTCGACAGCTTCAGTCAAGTGGAGTCCGGGATCACCCGTCGCTACGACGGCACGGGGCTGGGCCTGGCGATCTCCAAGCAGCTCGTCGAGCTTCTGGGCGGGGAGATCGGTGTCGAGAGCCGGGAAGGGCAGGGCTCGACCTTCCGCTTCAGTGTCCGTCTGCGCCGCACACCCGGGGCTGCGGCGCTGACCCGACCGGTGGATCCCTGCGATACGGAGCTGCTGCGGCGCGGCACGGGTTCCGAGGTGCCGTCGGCGCGCGCAGGCGCTGCCGGCTCGGCCATTCCGAGGCCGGCGCCGCGTTTCGACGGCGCTTCGATCCTGGTCGCGGAGGACAAGCCCCTGAACCAGATGATTGCGCAACGCCTGCTCGAGAAGACCGGGGCACGCATCACCTTGGTCGACGACGGGGCCGAGGCCGTGGCCATTGTTGCGAGGCAGCGCTTCGACCTGGTGTTGATGGATCTGCAGATGCCGGTGATGGACGGCTTCGAGGCCACGCGTTTGATTCGTTGCCGGGCTCCGGATCTGCCCGTGATCGCGCTTTCGGCCGCCGTAATGGAGGATGACCGGGAGCGGGCGCGTGCAGCCGGTGTCGATGCCCATCTGGCCAAGCCGATCGACAGCCAGGCGCTCTACCAAACCCTGTCCGTCTGGTTGGGATCGGGTATCGACGAGACCCGAGCACACGCCTTGCCCGAGGTCTCGGACCGGGATCGACCCGGCCCTATCCCCGGCCCTCTCCCCGATCCGGACGAGCCTGTCCCGAGTCTTCCGACGACCCTCGAGGGGTTCGATCTGAAGCGGGGTCTGCAATACGCCGGCGACGATGCGGCCTTCTATCACACCCTCTTGCGGGGCTTCCGGACCGAGCTGGCCAAAGAACTTGCGGATCTCGTCGAGCGGCTCGGGACCGGCAACGACGCGGCGACCTCGGCTCGGATGGTACACACCCTCAAGGGGCTCGCTGCAACCGTCGGTGCCGTGCGTCTGAGCGCAATCGCGACGCGCATCGACACTGCTCTGAGGGACCGGGCTTGCGTCACGGCAGAGATGCTCGGGGAACTCGACGAGGCCTTGCGACAGGCCCGGACGCAACTGGATGGTTTGCAGCCGCCATCGAAGGCACCCCCCGGAGACGAGACCCGAGATCGCCGACGCGCCACCGATGTCGTTGCCGACGAGGCGAGCCCGGTTGGAAGCCCGGTTGCGAGCCCCGTTGCGAGGAGCACCGTGCCGTTTTGGCCTCATGCGCGGCGCCCGAATCTGTTGGTCGTGGACGACCAACCGATCCACATCCAGACGATGTTTCGGGTCTTCCAGGACGATTGCGAGGTCTTCATGGCGACCGACGGCGAGCAGGCGCTCGTACACTGTCGGCGCACACCCCCCGACCTGATCCTGCTCGACGTCATCATGCCCGGGATGGACGGCTTGGCGGTCTGTCGCACGCTCAAGCAAGAGCGCGCGACGGCGGATATACCGGTGCTGTTCGTGACGGCGCAGACGGATGCGCTTGATCAGGCCCTGGCGCTGGAGGCCGGCGGTGTGGATTTCATCAGCAAGCCGGTCAATCCGGCCGTGGTCCGGGCTCGGGTTCGAACCCATCTGACCCTGAAGGCACAGGCCGATTTGTTGCGCGACATGGCCTATCTGGACGGGCTGACCGGCATCGCCAACCGTCGCGCCTTCGATGAACGCCTGCGTACGGAGTTGCGTCGCGCGCAACGCGCCGGCACCTCGTTGGCGGCCTTGATTTTGGATGTCGATCACTTCAAACGCTACAACGATCGGCATGGCCATCAAGAGGGCGATGCCTGTTTGCGGGCGATTGCAGAGGCACTGATCGGGGTCCCCTGTCGCGGACACGATCTGACCGCACGCTACGGCGGAGAGGAGTTTGTTTGCCTGCTGCCCGGTTGCGACATGACGGCGGCCGTTCGGCGGGCTGAATGTCTGCGCGTCGCCGTCGAAGATCTGGGCATCCCGCACCTGGATTCTCCGGTGAGCGATCGGGTCACGGTCAGTATCGGGGCGGCGGTGCTCGTACCCGATGATCGGACGCCTCCCGAGCGACTGCTCGAGATGGCCGACGAGCAGCTCTACCGTGCGAAGGATGCCGGTCGGAACCGTGTCGAACCGGGCGGTGAAGAAGAATCCTAAACCGCGCCCGGTGCGATCTGCGTCATTTGGCGGAGTGGCCTGGCCGCCCCAGCCCCGACAACTGTTGTCGAAGCCGGCGCGGTTTAGAATCAACGCGAGGGCGTCGCGGAGATGTCTGCGCACCGGAACGTCCTCGGAGTCTCCGCCGACCCGGGAGCACACCGTTCCTTCCAGGGTGGCCCCGGCTCGGTCATCGCACTCGGAAGCCGAGATGAGGACTTGCGCCGGTTCGGGTCATCGGCGAGCATAGCCAAGGAATCAACTCGGGGTTTCGGTCCGGGTTTCGAGCCCGATGTGTTCGAGCCGGCGTTGCACCGAGTCCACGTTTCGGGAGATGCGTGATATGGTCAGACCGGGAGGTAGATCATCGAGCAAGCGCGTTTCAGACGGACGCAGCCGCTCGGCGTCGGAGGACATCGGGGAACCCGAGTTCTTCCGGCGCATGATCGCGGCGAGCGCCGACCGCTTCGCCTATCTCGACCGCGATCTCAGGTATCGCGCCGCCAACGCGTCTTATCTAAGCTCATGGGGCTTGACCTCCGAGCAGGTCATAGGCCGTCGCGTGGACGAGATCATGGATCGGGATTTCTACGCGCAGGTGGTCGGACCGCGCCTAGCGGCCTGTCTCGGCGGCGAAATGGTCGTGTACGAGGCCCAGCTCCCGCGGCGCGGTGTGCGAACCGGTTGGGGAGAGGTGAGCTATATCCCGTGGCTCGACGCGGCCGGTAGCGTCGAAGGCATCGTGGTGTGCGTGCACGACATCACGGCGCGCAAACACAGTCATGCCACGATCGAGCGGCTGACGCGGCTCTATCGCATCCTCACCGAATGTAGCCAGGCCATCGTCCATTCCCAGGAACCGAGCACCTTGCTCCCGATCGTCTGTCGCGAGCTCGTGACGCAAGGCGGTCTGGATATGGCCTGGATCGGCCGAACGGACGCCGACGCGGGCGAGGCTCGAATCGAGTGTCTGGCGATGGACGGCGAGGGTGGAGCCGAGCTGCTCGGGGCGCTGTCCTCGTCGATGGACCCGGACGGTCTGGACGATGAACCCTTCGCGCGCGTGATGCGCAGCGCGCAGGGCTATTGGAGCCTCGACCTCCAAGCCGATCCGCTCACCCGGCCATGGCATGCGTCGGCGCGGCGCTTCGGGTGGCAAGCCTCGGCATCGCTTCCGCTGACGATGCGCGGGAAGGTGTTCGCGGTCTTGAGCGTCTATGCGTGCGATCGTGAGGTCTTGGACGAGGACGCGCGTGATTTGCTGGCCGAGCTGGCCCGAGACATCTCCTACGCGCTTGAGCATTACGCCGCGATCGCCGAGCTGGCCGATGCGGAAGAGCGCTGGAAGTTCGCGCTGGAGGGAAGCGATGCCGGAGTCTGGGACTGGGATCTGCGCACCGGCAAGGTCTTCTACTCCGCCGGTTGGAAGCGTCTCCTGGGTCTTGGCGAGGAGGACATCTGCGAAGGGCTCGACGCTTGGAAGGACCGGGTCCATCCGGACGATCTCAAGGCGCTGACCGATGCGATCGACCATCACCTTCGCGGCCGCGCCGCTGCCCTTCACCACGAGCACAGACTCCGACGCCGAGACGGCCTTTACCTCTGGAGTCTGGGGCGCGGCAAGGTCGTGGAGCGA
The sequence above is drawn from the Thiocapsa rosea genome and encodes:
- a CDS encoding AAA family ATPase, translated to MRFPYGLSDFSKLIQDGYFYQDRTDRIPLLEAAGDQLIFIRPRRFGKSLLLSMLEHYYDVNRAAQFEALFGHLAIGRNPTPRHNQYFVMKWDFSLVKAQGEVKDIEAALHQHLNDRMAQFAANYASHLTQPVTLRPDNAISSLESLLSATRAAGRKLYLLIDEYDNFANDVLMAGQKQEFYEALLYGEGLLKTVFKAVKAAAGGLGLDRVFITGVSPVVLSDMTSGYNVGENIYLDATFNDLCGFTEAEIAAVLARMAEEGSSWSAAEALETMRTFYNGYCFSETGGERLYNSTLSLYFLKALQTKGCYPQEMLDENLAMDRGKLAYIAQLPHGEAVLIQALNGAEGVIIPRLARRFGVADVLTAVKDQPFMASLLYYFGVLTFAGRGVLGKAILNIPNLVARSLYVERLRELWLPTYEDRQTIPRLAETVYLKGDLAPLVAFIEQRYLPVLSNRDYRWTNELLVKIAFLTLLFDDRLYMMVSETEVDHGYSDLSLIVRSDMRRFQALDLLLEFKYLGLKDLGLSGEQVRESTAAQLAALPLIRAKLAEAADQAQRYGAALRTRYGLTDLRLFAVVGVGLERVVWQAIQPVEP
- a CDS encoding hybrid sensor histidine kinase/response regulator, whose protein sequence is MSLKRQIVTFLGFLSALLFGATLLSFALGAGRVEDHHRHLAHEMGVTFFKQLVLTRRWNALHNGVYVPVTDLIAPNPYLEDPARDVVTRDGVELTKVNPAYMTRLLSDMAADQEGVRFKITSLEPLNPLNAADEWEREALSAFQAGAREYAGLVEEGGQESFRFMGALITEKHCLSCHERDGYTIGSVRGGIRVSLPYEPFRSAIGAGVMQLRIGHLGFLVTVLVLIWSAGWLLWRQAVKVEGLNADTRRLNRALHAKTETMTRQNAALDEALSEAEHAGRAKSEFLANMSHELRTPMNAVIGLSDLLLSTPLSDEQRDSLGKIRNASRMLSGMIADILDYSEIEAGRLVLNPRPFRPAELASQVQTLFGAAIAAKGLELRVHVDPEIPPVLLGDVSRLGQILSNLIGNAVKFTRHGTVALSILHLGRDADHVRLRFEVRDTGVGMSEETLGRLFEPFFQADTSSTRPYGGRGLGLVISRLLVERMKGTLGAESRPGEGSLFAVELALPLADPADVEAHDPTPLGDPGAGAGPEALSPPFDRRVGPRRPPAPDFSGASILLVEDNPLNQEVAKRILEKTGAQVTLAGHGAEAVDLVQARRFDLVLMDLQMPVMDGFEATRRIRASFPELPVIALSAAVMEADRARARVAGVQDHLAKPIDSRLLFETLARWLARATRKAAGDATPGPPVAAQSTAVVAGEPEHEPKPRPEPDGGATNLDDAGAALLVARLREIWTLLDAGNMRALEGFAQVREQIARMPGSESRALDDALERLDFVEARASVSALITRLTTADGRKRPLEDHRMIDP
- a CDS encoding response regulator, which gives rise to MTSDNALRPESDPATETASATGAGRPKPAGPVGDPAREAYEPASSPEGQARAALAQGDLAWATRDLDQAAIEPLKLIENLRIYQAELEIQNEELRAAQLDTERAVQRYLRLFSDMPIAGLVIDRIGRILEVNRVAGDLFGLSTRHLRHHFLTRLTNRSGEATLYEALRQACASGRSSVAELTFSNGDEIGFVGELELAALPAETDDTRECRLLAMVIDLTARKETERALLDLNRRLTETSARAEVLAARAEDASRAKSAFLSNMSHEIRTPMNGVFGMVELLLDTALTEQQREYAESARISAESLLGLINDILDLSKIEAGKVALDTSDFDLRAQLKEIATIIAHRARAKGLRLICEVPAEVPELLRGDAGRLRQILVNLVGNAIKFTPSGEVGIRVAMMSPGDGQGQGEGEGEGETMLPSEEIRLEFVVRDTGIGIPADKLGTLFDSFSQVESGITRRYDGTGLGLAISKQLVELLGGEIGVESREGQGSTFRFSVRLRRTPGAAALTRPVDPCDTELLRRGTGSEVPSARAGAAGSAIPRPAPRFDGASILVAEDKPLNQMIAQRLLEKTGARITLVDDGAEAVAIVARQRFDLVLMDLQMPVMDGFEATRLIRCRAPDLPVIALSAAVMEDDRERARAAGVDAHLAKPIDSQALYQTLSVWLGSGIDETRAHALPEVSDRDRPGPIPGPLPDPDEPVPSLPTTLEGFDLKRGLQYAGDDAAFYHTLLRGFRTELAKELADLVERLGTGNDAATSARMVHTLKGLAATVGAVRLSAIATRIDTALRDRACVTAEMLGELDEALRQARTQLDGLQPPSKAPPGDETRDRRRATDVVADEASPVGSPVASPVARSTVPFWPHARRPNLLVVDDQPIHIQTMFRVFQDDCEVFMATDGEQALVHCRRTPPDLILLDVIMPGMDGLAVCRTLKQERATADIPVLFVTAQTDALDQALALEAGGVDFISKPVNPAVVRARVRTHLTLKAQADLLRDMAYLDGLTGIANRRAFDERLRTELRRAQRAGTSLAALILDVDHFKRYNDRHGHQEGDACLRAIAEALIGVPCRGHDLTARYGGEEFVCLLPGCDMTAAVRRAECLRVAVEDLGIPHLDSPVSDRVTVSIGAAVLVPDDRTPPERLLEMADEQLYRAKDAGRNRVEPGGEEES